ATGAGCAGTACCCCCCGCGGGGCCGAGATGAGAGCCGACACACCCACGACCGGACCGCCGGCCGGGATGTGTCGCTCTTCCGAGCGGCTCTGTTGCATGCCGCAACGATAGGCGGCGTCGTAGGATGCGCCGGTGAAGTTCGGGGGCCGGGGCGCGCATGCGTGAGCCGACGGGCGAAGACCAGGTCACAGCCAACGCCCAGGCGAGCGATGAATCCTCCGGCGGCCCGCGTGACGACCGCTACCTGCGCGGGATGCTCCTGCTGCTGGTGTCGGCGACCTTCTTCGAGGGCTACGACGGGTCGATCCTCGCGCTGATCCTGTCGGACATCCAGGAGACGTTTTCGGTCACGGAGTCGCAGCTCGGTGTGTCGCGCGCGCTGATCGAGCTCGGCCTCGGGTTCGCCTTCTTCCTGACCCGGCTCGGCGACCGCGTCGGCCGCCGCAAGCTGCTGCTGTGGTCGGTGGCCGGATACACCCTGATGACCGCGCTGACCGCCTTTTCGTGGGACCTGTGGTCTTTCACCGCGTTCCAGTCGCTGTCGCGGGTGTTTTTGGGGGCCGAGTACGCGGTGGCGGTGACGATGGTCGTCGAGGAGTTCCCGGCACACCGCCGGGCGGGGGCCCTCGGCCGCCTTCTGATGTGCGCCGCGGCCGGGGCGGTGGCGGTGGCGTTGCTTCTCCTGCTCGGGGTGGGCGAGGGGCCGCTCGGATGGCGAACGCTTTACCTGGTCGGGCTGGTACCGCTGCTGTTCCTGGCGGTCCTGCGCCGCAAGGTCCGGGAGACGAGGCGGTTCGAGGAGCTGCAGGCCGAGGTCCGGACGGGACGGCGGCCCCCTCAGGTGAGCTTCTGGGAGCCGTGGCGCAGGGAGTACCGGGCGAAGCTGGTGCTGGTGGGGGTGGTGAACCTGCTGCGGTCCCTGCCGCTGTTCGGCGCCACCGCGTGGTTCTTCTACTACGCCGAGCGCGAGCAGGGGGTCGATTCGCAGTTCCTGCAGATCGTCTTCATCATCGCGTACACGTGCGGAATCGCCGGGTACGTCGTCTGCGGCCATCTCATGGACCGGGTCGGACGGCGTCCCACGGCAGTCGGCTTTTGCCTCATGGCCGTGGTCAGCTCCGTGCTGCTGTTCCAGGTCGGCGACCCGATCGCGATCGGGGTCCTTCTCGTGGTGGCGGTGTTCTTCGGCCTCGGGATGGCTCCAGTGCTCGGCGCGATGAGCACGGAGTTGTTCCCCACCTACATCCGCAACCAGTCGGCGGCATGGGCCCGCAACGTGTTCGAGATCGCCGGGTTCATCCTCGGCCCCCTTCTCGTGGGAGTGCTCGGCGACCACTACACCGGCGTCCTCGGTTCGGTCGGTGACGCGACCAGCTTTCTCGCGCTGCTTTTCATCCCCTGTGCATGGCTGCTGTACCGGCACCTGCCGGAGACGCGGGCGTTGGAGCTGGAGCAGATCACGTCGGACTCCACGGCTTCGGCATGGAGCGTCCGCCGAAGGGGCCCGGTCGTGGCCGCGGCGGTGCTAGTGCTCGTCACGGCCGCGACGGCGCTGGGGGTAGTCGAGCTGGGTCGGATTACCCGGCGTCCCGAGGGCGCCGCCGAGCGTTTCCTGCAGGCGGTGTCTTCGGGGGACGAGGAGGACGTCCGTCGGTACGGGTCGCGGCGGATCGCCGGGTTCGGAAGTCCGCCGGCGGGGGAGGACAGCGTGTTCTCGTCCATCGAGGTCGGGGCGTCCGAGGACGCGCAAGACGGCTCCGCAGTGCCGTTCCGGGTCGGCCGTCACGATGAAAAGCCGCTGACGGGCGAGCTGGCGGTTCGAAAGACGCAGGCCGGGGAGTGGCGCGTGGTCGCGCTGGCGCCGGGGCCTGTCACGGGCAGGGTTCCCTCCCAGGGCGGCCCCTCGGCCGCCGAGAGCCCGCTGATGCAGTGGGTCGCCGCCGTCGCCGCCGCATGCGTGCTGACGGCCCTGCTCGAGGTCCTGCAACGCAGGCTGTCGCGGACGTCGGGGGAAGCCATTCCGCCACGCGGGCCGTTGGCGGCCGCGGAAACGCCCGAAAGGTCCGGATAGGACGGGAAATGCGGCGGTCCCGGCTCTGCGGACGCAGACCTTTGTGATACTTGCACCCGGGAGCATTTGCCGGGGTTTCCGGCGGGGCGTACGGGAGGGATTCGATGAACCGGCGTACACCGGCGATGCGCTACGCACCGCTGTTCGCGCTCGTGGCCGTGCAGGTTCTGATCATCGCGCTGGCGCCGTCCAAGGCCCCCGGCACTTCGCCCGTGGGCGGTTTCGGACCGGGAGCCGCGGCCGGCGTGGGAGAAGTCGGAGCTGAAGTGCCCATCGACCCCGCCACCGGGCAGCCCATCACCGGCGGCGGGGCGGCCGGCGGCGCGGGGGCTTCCGGGGGGGCCGCGGGCCCCGCGGGGGCCAAGCAGGCGCTGAACGCCGCCGGCATTCCCGTGACCGGGGACACCAGCCACTGCGTCGGGGGACTGCAGTTCGACCCCGCAATATTCGCCTTCGCTCCCAAGTGCGTCCCGAAGTTCGTCGGCAAAAACCCCGGGCGCACCTACCGGGGCGTGACCGACAAGAAGATCAAGGTCCTGATCTACAACGGCAACTTCGGTACGGGGATCGAGGAAGTTCTGACCGCCCAGGGATTTGCCGCATCCGTTCCCCAGCAGCAGGAGATGGCGGACGCCTCCGAGAAACTCATCAATTCGAAGTTCGAGCTCTACGGCCGCGAGCTCGAGATCAAAGCCGTGGGCGGCGCCTGCTCGGCTGCCCCTCCGGACAACAAGTGCCTGCGCGCGGAGTTCGAGGGGCTGGTCCAGAGGGAGCAACCCTTCGCCGTCGTCTGGGGGACTTCCGTGTCCTCCGAGAGCTACGACCACCTGAGCGACCTCAAGGTCGTGAACATGGGCGGCTGGTTCTTCAGGGACTCGTTCAGCACGGAGCGCCGTCCCTACCACTGGGACATCCAGATGTCCGGTTCCCAGATCGCCAGGCACGCGGCGGAGTGGTACTGCAACCGGATGCATGGCGGGATTGCGCGCTACTCCGGCGAGCAGGACGACATGCGGGCAAAGCCCCGAACGATGGGCGTCATCACCTCCGACGACCCGGAGAACGTCGAGATGATCAAGGAGTTCAAGGGTCACCTGTCCAGGTGCGGCGCCAGCGTCGCGCCGGGCAAGGAGTACTACTACGCACAGAACCTGCAGACGGTGGAGCAGCAACGCGACGAGCTGGTCCAAAAGATGAAGACCCCGCCCGAGGCAACGACCGTCCTGTGCTTCTGCGAGCTCGTCGCGCCGATCTTTTTGTACAGCGAGGCCGAGCAGCAGCAGTGGTGGCCGGAGCACATCATCGTCGGGACGGGGTTCATGGACGCAGACCAGTCCGCGCAGACCTACGACCACTTCCTGCCGCCGGCGGCCGGCTCCGCGGCCCCCAACGACGAACCCGCCAAGGATGAGCAGTTCGAGAACGCGTTCGGCCTGGCGCAGGCCGACGAGCAGGGGTCTTTGGCCGACAGCTTCTCCGGCAGGGCGTACAAGGCCTACAAGGCGGACGCGACCGGTCCCCCCTACGACAGCGCGGAGGTGGACTTCCAGTACTTCATGATGCTCGCGTCGATGGCCCAGTTCGCCGGGCCCAATCTCACTCCCGAGACGCTCGAGCAGGGCGCGTTCAGGCTGGGCGTGATCGACCCGGGCGGCAAGAAGGATCCCAAGCTGAGCCAGCGCAGCTTCAAGCCGGGCGACTACACGTGGGTCGACAACCTCAGGGAGGTCTACTGGAGCACCGAAAAGACCTCGGCCTTCAACGGCGAAAAGGGGCGCTACATCACCCTCAACGGGGGCCGGTGGTTCTCCCTGGGTGAGTACCCCAAGGGTCAGATAGAGCTGCCAGCCAAACCGAGATGAACCTGCCCCGGGTCTCGGTCCCAGACCCGCTGACAAAGCTCGCCGCTCCCCTGGAGAACCCTGTCGTCCGCCGGGTGGTGCAGCTGGCGGCATACGTCGGAGCCGTCGTCCTTGGGGTACGGGTCGTGTTCGACGCTCCGATAGGCACGATCTTCAACGGGGCCGCCATCGGGATGCTCTATGGGCTGATGGGGGTCGGCATCGTCCTCATCTACCGGACCAACCGCATCATCAACTTCGCGGCAGCCTCACTGGGTGCGGTGCCGGCAGTCCTGATGGTGCTGTTGAACTCCAGCCGTGGTGTGCCCTGGGCTGTTGTCTTCCCGCTCGCGATCGTGCTGGGAGTGGCTGCGGGCGCGCTGGCAGACTTCCTGATCGTCCGGAGGTTCCGGCACTCCCCGAGGCTGATCCTCACGGTCGCGACAATAGGAATGTCACAGCTCTTCTCGTACTTCGCGCTGATGATCCCGTTCTGGATGGGACAGAAGACGGGGTCGGGGGGAATCTTCACGCCCTTCCGCGGGTTCCAGTTCCAGATCGGCACGGCGATCTTCAGCGGGGACCATCTGTTCTCCGTGTTCGTTGTGGCTGTGGTCGTCGGCGGCCTCGCCGCCTTCTTGAAGTTCACCAGGATGGGCATCGCCTTGCGGGCGTCGGCAGAGAACGCCGACCGCGCCTCGCTGCTGGGCATCCCCGTGTCCCGTGTGCAGATGGTGTCGTGGATGCTCGCCGGAGGGACTGCCGCGGTCGTGATCTTCCAGCGGGTCGTCCTGATCGGGGTCCCGACGGACGGGTCGCTCGGCCTCCAGGCTCTCGTCTACGCGCTCACGGCCGCCGTGGTGGCGCGTATGGAGAGCATTCCGGTCTGCCTGCTGTCGGGCATGGGAGTGGGCGTCGTCGCATCGGCGACGCTTCAGAGGACGGGCCGGGACTCGCTGGCGACGGCGATCATGCTGCTGGTCATCCTCGGGGCGCTGTTCCTCCAGCGGCGCAACTTCTCCCGCGCGTACGACATGGGGACATCCAGCTGGCAGCAGACGCAGGAGTTGCGTCCTGTTCCACTCGAGTTGCGAGGCCTGCGGCCGGTGATGGTGGGACGAGCGGTCATGGCCGTGCTTGTCCTTGCGTTCTTCCTGGCCCTGCCGTGGGTGGTCGGCCGCAGCCGGATCAGCTTCGCGAATCTCATCATCATCACGGCCATCCTCGCCGTGTCACTGGTGGTGCTGACCGGGTGGGGAGGGCAGATCAGCCTGGGGCAGGCAGGCATCGCCGGAGTCGCGGCCATGGCAGCGGGAGGGTTCGCGGCCAACCACAACGGCGACTTCTTCGTGGCCATGGTGCTGGGTATCGGAGCCGGCGTGGCGGCGTCGATTCTGATCGGGTTGCCGGCCTTGCGGATAAAGGGCCTGTACCTCGCGGTCACCACTCTGGCGTTCGCCGCCACCGTCCAGTACTTCCTCATCAACCCGACATACCCGGTCGGCCGCGCGTTGCTGCCCAAGGGGGCAAGCAACATCGATCCGCCGTGCCTGTGGGAGCGCGTGTGCCTGGCGAGTGACCTCGGGCGGGTCGGGATGCCCTTCTACTACGTGTGCCTGACCTTTCTCGGTCTCACCGTGCTCGCCGCCCGGGCGTACCGCCGTAACCGTGCTGGACGCGCAGTCGTGGCGGTCAGCGACAACACGCGCGGCGCGACAAGCTACGGCGTGAGTGAAGCCAGGACCAAGCTCGCGGCCTTCGCCGTGGCCGGAGGGATCGCATCGATCGCCGGCGTCCTGCAGGCCTACCAGTCGGCGGCGGTGGACGCGTCCAGCTACGGGATGCTCGACAGCCTTCGCGTGTTCCTCATCTCCGCGATTGGGGGCCTGACGTCGCTTACGGGCGTGGTGTTCGCGTCGGTGGTGATCGGCGGCATCGAGTACTTCGGTGAGGACTACATCACCAACATCTCGCTTCTTGCCACAGGCCCCGGTCTGCTCCTGGTGCTGATGTTCCTTCCCGGCGGCCTGGCCGAGGGCCTGTACCGCATCCGGGACAACTTCCTGCGCCGCGTGGCGACGAAGCACGACATCATCGTGCCCTCGCTGCTCGCCGACCGACGGTCCGACTCCGACGAGCACGAGAGGTCGGTCGTCACGGCAGCGGGCACCCACGTGGGCGAGGTCGAGGCGTTCGACGTCCATTCGGAGCCGACCATCGTGTGTCCGGTGTGCGAGCAGGAGATGACGGTGACCGCCGCAGCCGGACACGAGCACCTCCAGGCCAAGAGAACGAGGGCCGGGCGCGGGTCCGGACGCGTGAGGGTCCGCTGAAGCTGCGGCCGACCATCCTGCGCAGGACGAACGACGACGCACAGCCTGATGTCGTCGACACCTCGCCCGACGCCCCGCTGCTGGTCTGCAAAGGGGTGGAGGTCGCGTACGGGCAGGTCCAGATCCTGTTCGGGGTTGACATGGAGGTCGAGCGCGGCGAGGTCATCGCGCTGCTGGGGACCAACGGGGCAGGCAAGTCGACGCTGCTCAAGGCGATCTCGGGCTTGGTGCAGCCGTGCGGCGGGCGCATCCTTTTCGAAGGCCGAGACATCACCCACGTCGGTCCCGTGGAGGCGGCCAAGGCCGGGATCGTGCAGGTCCCCGGGGGAAAGGCGATCTTCCCGACCCTGACGGTGGCGGAGCACTTCAAGGCAGGGACATGGCTGTACGCCAACGAGGACCCCAAGGAGGTCTCGGGCCGGGTGGACGAGGTCCTGGGCAGGTTCCCGAGACTCCGCGAGCGGTGGGACCAGATGGCGGGGAACATGTCCGGCGGCGAGCAGCAGCAGCTCGCCCTGGGGATGGCCTTTGTGGCCAAGCCCAAGCTGCTCATCATCGATGAGCTCTCGCTCGGGCTGGCGCCGACGATCGTGGAGCTGCTGCTGAACATGGTGCGGGCCATCCACGCCGAGGGATGCACCGTGATCCTCGTGGAGCAGTCGATCAACGTGGCTCTGACGATCGCCTCGCGCGCCTACTTCATGGAAAAGGGGGAGGTGCGCTTCACGGGTGCCACCGAGGAACTGCTGGAGCGCGGCGACATTCTGCGATCGGTGTTCCTGCAGGGGGCGGGGTCCGTTTCGGGAAGTTCCGTGGACGCCCGCGGAAAGAAAGGGACGAAGGCGATCCTTGATCCGGAGGTAACGGCTCCGATCGACCGGGCGTCCGGCGAGGTGGTGCTCGATGTGCGGGGGCTGACGAAGCGGTTCGGTGGCATCACGGCGGTCAACGACGTGGACATCGCCCTGCACGAAAACGAGATCCTCGGGCTGATCGGTCCCAACGGCGCCGGCAAGACGACGATCTTCGACCTCATCTCCGGGCACCTCCAGCAGGACCAGGGCCGCATCTACTTCAAGGGCACCGACATCACCAACCACGGCCCGGACAGGCGCGCGACGCTGGGGATGGGCCGGTCGTTCCAGGACGCGCGCATCTTCCCGTCCATGACGGTAGCCGAGAACATCGCGATGGGCCTGGACCGACACATCGAGGTGCGCGACCACCTGTCCGGCCTGCTCGACCTCCCGGCGGCGCAGGAGTCCGAGGACGACGTCGCCTGGACGGTGGACGACCTCATCGAGCTGATGAACCTGCAGGCGTTCCGGGACAAGTTCGTGGCGGAGCTGTCCACGGGGTCGCGTCGGATCGTGGACCTGGCCATGTCCATCGCGCACGACCCGGCGGTGCTGCTCTTGGACGAACCGTCGTCCGGGATTGCGCAGAAGGAGACCGAAGCACTCGGCCCCCTGCTGCAGCGCATCCAGAAGGAGGCCGGCTGCTCGCTTCTGATCATCGAGCACGACATGCCGCTGATCACGTCCATCTCCCACGAGATGATCGCGCTCGAGCTCGGGACGGTCGTCCTTCGGGACACGCCGGACCGGGTGACCAGCGACCCGCGCGTAGTCGAGTCGTACCTCGGCGGGGACGTGTCCGTGATCAACAGGTCGGGGAAAAGCAGCACGCGGAAGCGCGGGGGCGCCGGGCGATGAGACGACGAATCGCGCTCGCCGGCGCGGCACTCTGG
Above is a window of Actinomycetota bacterium DNA encoding:
- a CDS encoding MFS transporter — translated: MREPTGEDQVTANAQASDESSGGPRDDRYLRGMLLLLVSATFFEGYDGSILALILSDIQETFSVTESQLGVSRALIELGLGFAFFLTRLGDRVGRRKLLLWSVAGYTLMTALTAFSWDLWSFTAFQSLSRVFLGAEYAVAVTMVVEEFPAHRRAGALGRLLMCAAAGAVAVALLLLLGVGEGPLGWRTLYLVGLVPLLFLAVLRRKVRETRRFEELQAEVRTGRRPPQVSFWEPWRREYRAKLVLVGVVNLLRSLPLFGATAWFFYYAEREQGVDSQFLQIVFIIAYTCGIAGYVVCGHLMDRVGRRPTAVGFCLMAVVSSVLLFQVGDPIAIGVLLVVAVFFGLGMAPVLGAMSTELFPTYIRNQSAAWARNVFEIAGFILGPLLVGVLGDHYTGVLGSVGDATSFLALLFIPCAWLLYRHLPETRALELEQITSDSTASAWSVRRRGPVVAAAVLVLVTAATALGVVELGRITRRPEGAAERFLQAVSSGDEEDVRRYGSRRIAGFGSPPAGEDSVFSSIEVGASEDAQDGSAVPFRVGRHDEKPLTGELAVRKTQAGEWRVVALAPGPVTGRVPSQGGPSAAESPLMQWVAAVAAACVLTALLEVLQRRLSRTSGEAIPPRGPLAAAETPERSG
- a CDS encoding ABC transporter permease, whose product is MNLPRVSVPDPLTKLAAPLENPVVRRVVQLAAYVGAVVLGVRVVFDAPIGTIFNGAAIGMLYGLMGVGIVLIYRTNRIINFAAASLGAVPAVLMVLLNSSRGVPWAVVFPLAIVLGVAAGALADFLIVRRFRHSPRLILTVATIGMSQLFSYFALMIPFWMGQKTGSGGIFTPFRGFQFQIGTAIFSGDHLFSVFVVAVVVGGLAAFLKFTRMGIALRASAENADRASLLGIPVSRVQMVSWMLAGGTAAVVIFQRVVLIGVPTDGSLGLQALVYALTAAVVARMESIPVCLLSGMGVGVVASATLQRTGRDSLATAIMLLVILGALFLQRRNFSRAYDMGTSSWQQTQELRPVPLELRGLRPVMVGRAVMAVLVLAFFLALPWVVGRSRISFANLIIITAILAVSLVVLTGWGGQISLGQAGIAGVAAMAAGGFAANHNGDFFVAMVLGIGAGVAASILIGLPALRIKGLYLAVTTLAFAATVQYFLINPTYPVGRALLPKGASNIDPPCLWERVCLASDLGRVGMPFYYVCLTFLGLTVLAARAYRRNRAGRAVVAVSDNTRGATSYGVSEARTKLAAFAVAGGIASIAGVLQAYQSAAVDASSYGMLDSLRVFLISAIGGLTSLTGVVFASVVIGGIEYFGEDYITNISLLATGPGLLLVLMFLPGGLAEGLYRIRDNFLRRVATKHDIIVPSLLADRRSDSDEHERSVVTAAGTHVGEVEAFDVHSEPTIVCPVCEQEMTVTAAAGHEHLQAKRTRAGRGSGRVRVR
- a CDS encoding ATP-binding cassette domain-containing protein, translating into MRAGDDGDRRSRTRAPPGQENEGRARVRTREGPLKLRPTILRRTNDDAQPDVVDTSPDAPLLVCKGVEVAYGQVQILFGVDMEVERGEVIALLGTNGAGKSTLLKAISGLVQPCGGRILFEGRDITHVGPVEAAKAGIVQVPGGKAIFPTLTVAEHFKAGTWLYANEDPKEVSGRVDEVLGRFPRLRERWDQMAGNMSGGEQQQLALGMAFVAKPKLLIIDELSLGLAPTIVELLLNMVRAIHAEGCTVILVEQSINVALTIASRAYFMEKGEVRFTGATEELLERGDILRSVFLQGAGSVSGSSVDARGKKGTKAILDPEVTAPIDRASGEVVLDVRGLTKRFGGITAVNDVDIALHENEILGLIGPNGAGKTTIFDLISGHLQQDQGRIYFKGTDITNHGPDRRATLGMGRSFQDARIFPSMTVAENIAMGLDRHIEVRDHLSGLLDLPAAQESEDDVAWTVDDLIELMNLQAFRDKFVAELSTGSRRIVDLAMSIAHDPAVLLLDEPSSGIAQKETEALGPLLQRIQKEAGCSLLIIEHDMPLITSISHEMIALELGTVVLRDTPDRVTSDPRVVESYLGGDVSVINRSGKSSTRKRGGAGR